From the genome of Impatiens glandulifera chromosome 9, dImpGla2.1, whole genome shotgun sequence, one region includes:
- the LOC124914353 gene encoding calmodulin-7-like — protein sequence MADQLTDDQISEFKEAFSLFDKDGDGCITTKELGTVMRSLGQNPTEAELQDMINEVDADGNGTIDFPEFLNLMARKMKDTDSEEELKEAFRVFDKDQNGFISAAELRHVMTNLGEKLTDEEVDEMVREADVDGDGQINYEEFVKVMMAK from the exons ATGGCGGATCAGCTCACCGATGATCAGATCTCTGAGTTCAAGGAGGCGTTCAGTCTCTTCGATAAGGATGGAGATG GTTGCATCACAACGAAGGAACTTGGAACTGTGATGAGATCACTTGGACAGAATCCAACTGAGGCAGAACTTCAAGACATGATAAACGAAGTTGATGCAGATGGTAATGGAACAATAGATTTTCCTGAGTTTCTAAACCTGATGGCAAGAAAGATGAAGGATACAGATTCAGAGGAGGAACTGAAAGAGGCGTTCAGAGTGTTTGACAAGGATCAGAATGGATTCATTTCTGCTGCTGAATTGCGTCATGTTATGACAAATCTTGGGGAGAAGCTAACTGATGAAGAAGTTGATGAAATGGTTAGAGAAGCTGATGTTGATGGTGATGGCCAGATCAACTATGAAGAATTTGTCAAGGTGATGATGGCCAAGTAA